In the Salvia miltiorrhiza cultivar Shanhuang (shh) chromosome 8, IMPLAD_Smil_shh, whole genome shotgun sequence genome, CGCAGGTACAAAAGGAGTACCCTCAGTCATTAAATGTAATTTGTTTGAACATCTTGGCAGCTTGTAACCCACATACTAGCAACTAGGGTTTGCAGCTAGGGTTTTAGATGCTACTTTtctcatctataaatagagacaaCTCTTAGGCATATGTATCTCAAAACAAACGCAGTGTTCCTTCTTTGGCTGCTTTCATAGTTAGAATAACCTTCTTTCTTTATCTTCTGCAGTAGTTTCTCTAGTTCTCCTTTCGCCAGCCATAATAGCCATAGCTATAGTTCTCAAAACAAAGCTAGACTTGCTTCTAGTTCTTCGCAGAGTGCCGCCGGAGAGTTGAAGGTGGCGGGAGGAGAGCAGGGAGCTTCTCACTGCCGTTCGCCGGAGATTGAGGAGTCAGTGGCCTTGAACTTGGGGTGGTCCAGGATGGAGAGCGCCAAGGAGGCTATAGCTGACCATGACTGGAGGTCTTTGGCGGCGACGTTGCTCTAGCGGGGGGGCTGATGTCGGAGCAATGCGGCGGCGAGACGCCGGATTCGATAAAAGGAGCAGAGCATCGTCGTGTATGTGTGTACTGTCAGCGAAACAAAAGGGAGCATCACTTGCAGAAAATGTGGCACCGGCAACGGGAAGAGGCTGGCGGCAGTGGGTGGATTTTGGGTGGACAGTGGCGTGAGGGAAATGGCGTGAAGCTGCGGCTGTCAGTCTGACCAAGTAAGAAAGAGAGAACTTGAGGGCTGGAAATTGATGGAAGGCAGCGGCGGGTTTGGGCAGAGGCGGACTTGTGTGTGGCGGTGAAGGAGACGGCGCCGGGCATAGCTCCTTGTTGCTTCCTTATTTTGCTAGAGTTGTGCGCATAGCGGCAGTCCCCAGAAGCGGTAGTGGTGCGGCTTTTTCAGGATTTCAGCGGTGGTATTTTGTGGAAGATCCAAGTCTTCAGAGCGGCGGCGGAAGTAGCTCCTTGTTGCTGTCGCAGTGGGGGTGGCCTTCGTTTTGCTCACCGGAGTTTGAAGGGAACAACGGCAGATTGAGAAGGAGAATCGGAGGTGGTAGTGGCGAGGACGGTGGCACGACGGTCCTTCGGGATGCCGTTGCTCGACCGGCCGAGAGGGAGAAAGAAGAGCAGGCAGCGGTGTTATTGCGGTCGCCGTCGCGGCGCTGTGGTCGCCGGAGTGACTGCCCACCGCGAgcagaaggagagagagagatggcgagAGAGGATGGGCCGTGAGGAGGCGCGGCTGCCGTCGACTCGCCGGGActggagcaggcggcggcggcggatctgtgaAGGGAGAAGAGGCGGTagttttgagagagagaaaaagagtagttttagagagagagagaggactgATGGGCCTTTATTGTTTGGCTCCATTTTCCTTATAATTAGGTCTAACATCAATCAGGcccaattttcattttttttttttttatgcaaGTAAATTCCCAAGTTTTTGAATAATTCTTATGTTTTCCTTGCAGTTAATAGCGATGAGAGTTTGGCGATGACAATCTTGGGGGGGGTCATGTTCAAGACTGGCGTAGTCTCATTAACCAACTTCATGGAAGATTTTGCCCCAAACGAGATGCTTTGAGTATTTGCAAAGCTCGGAATCTATTGTCATTTTTTCTTTCAGTCTTGACATCTCCATCAGCCCAACTAAAGACCATCCTCAGAGAGTTCATCCAAAAAATCTAGCAGCAGCACATCTAAGACCTTATTTGAGTGATGTTTACTTTACACTTCAGGTGGCTCAATTGGCTTTAATCATATTTCGGGTGCGCTCGGATCTGGGCCATTGTGAGTCCAACCTTTGAAGATTGCTGACTACATCTTCTCTTTGCGCAAATTTGAGCAGGCTAGATGACTCAATGGTGTTCTATTATGTTTGGTGAACGTGTATTTCCACTCCACGAATGGATTCAACTTTAGCTTGGAGAGAAGTGAAGTTAGCGATGCATAGCTGACCTCAATGCCAGATGACTCAATTCTTTGACAGGTCTTGGGTGCGCTCGGACCTGGGATTGCTTGAGTCTGGTTTGAGTGAGATTGTTGTTATGTTTGGCGTCTCACGAAGTTGGGAGAATTCTGCACAGCGGCTTGAGAAGATTGAGTCTTCTCTTCTTGATGCTCAAGCTAAGGAGAATGAAGCCATCGTCCGAATTGCTTTGATCAAGGAGGAGCTTGCTATGATAGAGATGTGGAAGACGGAGATGAAGTTGTTCTTCAAGCAAAATAGGGCCTCCTTTCATACTGTTCGAGGTGCAATCCAAGAATTAAAAGAGAGTTTGACAAACACAAAGTTGCACAAGTTGATGAGGaaatgctgcggaatttgaAGACCTCAGAGTCACTTTTGATCTCTGCTCAGAGAGCTTTGGAGGATCAAGACCCATTTGCATAGTATTGGTGCAAACCGTAGTTTCTATCATTTCTCTTTTTGATGATTCTCATTTCGTTGTGATGGATATTTGACATCTCTCTCCAAATGTGCTTATGTTGCTTTTGATGGCTTGATTTTCTTCCCAATTTGAGACATATTcggcttcacataatcaacttatATCATAACTAGATGATATAAACTGAAAAGAGTCAAACACAATTCATGACTGAACCtagaaattatctaagctgTCTACGTACCAttttgaaagggatcaagtcaaaacgtagttcataggatcaacaggtgtttgagattgggtgccgtgcacagtttatactcatgcgggccaggagtaacatgtagtttaggctcgtgcgtcaaggagctgtcttcatacactccattttgttgcttTTCTTCATTTCTGGTTTCTCATCTGTCTCATCTTTTTggcttttctatttttctatttttttggctttctgtttttctattttttttttggtttttctgcttttcttttttttggcttttctgcttttctctgttttttttggcttttctgcttttctatattttttttggcttttctgtttttttttttttaactatatacatatgtacatgCTTTGTTTCTACTATCATTCATGGATAGTAGCGTTTCAGGAACTTGCCATTGATAGGCCCAACCCTGACATTGTCATAAGAAAGAAGTATGTATGCTCCGTTTGTGTAGACTTCCTTGACAACATATGGGCCGTCCCACCTTGATACGAATTTGTTTCCAACACGATGTGTGATGACAATTGGCCTCCTTACAGCGAGGACCAGGTCTCCAACTTGAAAGGAACGCACTCGCACCGTCTTGTTGAAGGACTTTGAAAGACGAGCTTGATAGCATTCCAGCTTTTGCTGAGCCTCCAGCCTTTTCTCATCTAAAGCTTCGAGTTCCTCCAGACGCAGACGTgcattttcttcttcagttAGCCCTTCTTGGATGGCCATTCTCAAAGAGGGAATTTGTTGTTCGAGAGGAATGACGGCTTCAACCCCATATACCAAAGAGTAAGGCGTTGCCTGCGTGGGAGTTCTATAGGTGGTTCGATATGCCCATAATGCTTCCCCAATGCGTTCATGCCAGTCACGCTTTGATTTTGAAACAATTTTCTTCAACAGATTGCACAAGGTCTTGTTGAATGCCTCAGCCAACCTATTTGCTGGCGCATTATACATCGACGACTTTCGTTGCTTGAAGCCGAATTTTTCACAAAGCTTGTTTAtcacactactacaaaagtttacatacataacagtgaatagataacggtttttttcaaaaaccgttatgtatgagcgcatttttaggaatagataacggttttgcgaaaatccgttatctatgtagtgttgtctaaatgcatagataacggtttgaacaaatgcgttatgtttttgcgttatctattagttgcatacataacggtattacaaaaccattgtgccaccgttatctatgaccatcttttataacggttattttataacgttaaagaaccgttatgtataagagtcatttacaacggtttttgaaccgttatgtatgagcgtctctaaaaactgttatgtataattttttttattaatttttttaaaataatattattttatattaaaaatatattatattaaaaataacaaataaattctttatcctaaaatctgaatttatttctagatatagactttgaaaaataaaaaaatcataacatttttttgttttatcattaagtaacacttatataaaatctaaattacaaatctaaataccaaaaattgaatattaaaactgaaaaaaagaaaaaaaaaatagattttatttagaaaatttagaaattaacccCCAAACTAGAAGCCCTAGTTTTCTTCGTCTCTCTCATCTAATCTCTCTGCCTCCTCCTGCGTCCTCCCTgtctctctcgactctctctctcccctctcgactccgccaccggcgccgctgccccgcGCCGGCCCGTCGCCGCCCACCCTCGTCTCCCTCTTAATCTCCTCTCTCTCTGACTCAAATGCACGCACACCACACCGCGCCTGAAATCCTAGATCTATAATCTACAGCCACCTCCCTGTCGATTCCCGTCGACCGCACAGCGGGAAGGCCGCCGCCTCCGAGCGCAGTCCAAAGCCCCCTCTTCTCTCCATACTCCGGCGACAACAGCGGCTccttgccgccgccgtgccctagCTTCAATCCGCCGCTGAACTCCCTCTTCCGGACGCACCACTTGTCCGACCACCACAGCACCAGCCCAGCCGCCTTCGTCGCAGCGCAACACCACCGCGACCTACTCCAGAACCGCTGCCCCCCACCATCTCCCGGCATCTACACAAGGTGGCTTCGTGCGCCACCCATCGTTCCTATCATGAACGCCGAGGAAGAGCCACCAGTCGGCGCGATTTACACCATACCAGCAGCGCCAAACACCTCCTGCCACCGTCTCCCGCCGCCCAGCCACCTTCGCCCTTTTCCTGTCACCACCGTCAGTTTCCAGACACTGCCGCGCGGCCCCAGCTCCAATCTCAACCGCGCTGTCTGCCGGAGCGAGCCCTGCCCTCTTCCACTGTTCAGGGAAgtttatttcttcatttttgtgTTGTTCCAATCAGGACTTGATTTTTTGCTAAATTAGGGCTCAAATCTAGAAAGAGGCTTCCCCAAATTGATCTATAAAAGGATTTGAACATATTGACGCTATTAAGTCCAGATTTTTAGATATATTACACTATTAAAGACTAAGAGATGAACTAATTCGATGCTATATGGGATAAATGAACTTTTAATGGTGGAGCAAGTTTAGTGATTCAACCATGATTGAAGGTCTGCACTCTCCTTATCTGTAGATTCAGCAGATACATTTGAACTGTCTGACCTTAATTGGTCAAACATCTTTCTCTTTATTGTATTTTCCTTTAAACTGTCTACAATTTTCCATTTGGTTGAAGATGAGAAACCTTTGTGGGGCTCcaatcactactacaaaagtttacatacataacagtgcatagataacggtttttttaaaaaaccgttatgtatgagcgcacttttaggtatagataacggtttgacaaaaaaccgttatctatgtagtgttctCCAtactcatagataacggtttaagttaatccgTTACGTttgtgcgttatctattagttgcatacataacggtactacaaaaccgttaagctgaccgttatctatgagcatctttttataacggttattttaaccgttatatatgagcgtctcaatactgttatgtattattttctatatttattttaaaatttaatattattatcaaaaatCAAACCCTAACCACCCCTCACCGAATTTCCCCAAATTGAACCCTCTTTATCTCTCACTTAGCCGCTGCCGCCCCTCTCTATCTTTCAGCTCTCATCGCCGTCGAAGACGCCGGCCACCGCCGCCCTCTATCCGCAGCAGCAAAGCAGGCCGAGCAAGGCGAGTGTTAGGCTTGCTCTGGTTCGTCCTTTACCGTTGAGGAGCGCGCAATCGAAATTTGGTGCACGGGGTTGCGCACAGATCGCCGGTTCTCGCTGCCTCCGGCACGGTGATGGGCGTGGTGGTTCTTTTCCTCTATCATTTTCTACTTCTTTTCCTAAATCTCAAGAATCCTCAGGTTTCGATGTTTTTTCTCTTTCAATTCTCTTCCGTCCAGCGCGTCTTCGTCACCGCCTGAGTTTCCGTCCACTGTGCTGCGCCACCGCTCTCTCCGAATTGCCCCTCACCGTTTCCTCCATCATCTCTGCGCTTGCGCAGTCGACTCCATCGCAAGTCCTTCTCTAGCCATCTCTAACATCTCAACTCCAAAAAGCCCGATTTATGTGAGCCCTAATTTCATATCTAAGTGCGTCTCCTCAAATTGCAGCTTCAGAATTCATACAAATGGCAGCTGCAGCCCGTGGAGATAGGTTGTGTTAGCTTGACTTCGATGTTGCCGTACCAAAGCAGAAGGCTATCAAGTAGGTTTATTGATCATCGATGAGGTACATAATAATGCTCTCAGCGGTACCATTTCTTCTCTGTAAGCTataagataattttttatttgatccGTTGTACAAAAAATTGAACTTGCTTTCATTTGGGGAAGAAGCTGAAGAAGAGGAGAAGGAACTTGCAGCTGCCAATCCTAGAATAAAAAGTAGCCATGATGTTTTGAATGATCCCAGGCTTCTGAAGGATGGTCTTGAAAAACATTTGGTAATGACGCTATACTGTCAGtagattattttaatttagtaTTTTTCCAAGCTTTGTGCTGACAATCACTGTCTTTTGAGTGCTTGAGAATATGAAATATGGAGAGTAGGAATTTGAATGCCAAACGTGCACCAAATTGCTAATGTTAATCATAAGAGCATTATCATATATATTAGCCAACTGTAGTGCAATGCCAAATCTTCAACAGAGAGCTTCTCAATCTTCTGGttcgaaaattttatttcatgcCTTTAAGTTCACACAAATGTGTATACGTAAGTTGGATGTTTCATATTTTTGAAATGGAGATTCAAGTGCACATGCATTGttcaattattatttaatccATGCAAACCTGGTGCAACTTATCTTTTGCAGAACTCAGCTGAAGAGCAGAAATCAAGGGAGTCACAGTTAATTGTGAGGGAAGCTCTCTCAAAGAAAGAGCCTAAAGAAGAATTAGGTGCTGGAACTTCCGACTCTCCTGATCATAgtgatgaagatgagtccagCTTTGATACACGAATGCGTCAGCAAATACTAAGAAGAAGGCAGGAGCTAGGAGACAAGCCAACTAAAAAAGACTTGCGCAATGGTGAGCATATTTTTTGATagtatttgattatttcatGGTTTGGCATAATTGATCACAGATGCTTCATTCAAGTTCTTGAATGGCCTGGGGTAAGTTCTCGGTAGACTGCAAATATCAGTTATGCTATTTTTCATTGGTGGTAGTACTCCTTTTGTCCTTTGCTGCTGATTTAACTTGTCAAACTTTCCACTTGAAATCCTTTAGAAAATTGTTTCTTGTAGCAGTGAATCTATTACCTGCTTTACAAATATGTTTCTGTTTATTCTTTGTTTACTTGACTGGACTTGAATCCTTAATACTTGAACTTGTCATTTTGCATCAGCAGAGCGTAAGGCTTCTCAGAAGCATGCAGCATCTCCTCCTAGGTATGATTATTTATGCTTGGTGtatacttttctttttccaatcACGGGCCATGTAAATTGTcagatagcattatctgatgggTATGTATCACCGTATTCTTATTTTCTCTTGCTATCATTGTTGAAATTTTTACCTAATATTTTTATGCCCAATTTGTAAAGGGCTGATTCGGTCAGTCTCATAGTGGAAATTTTCAATGATTGGGGCTCATAAGGGAATTCCACCTTTTCCCTTCCCTTTACATCTCTTTAGCGAACCTATTCTTCCATTGGCCCTTCTCACTGACAAGGACAGATTAATTGGATGTTGAATGTTGTAATCTTATGGATACTTAGTGATAAACTTTGTGTGACTCGATAAGTAGCTATATTTaatgtttcttttaattttttatgagcTGGTCAACTTAATGAGGATCTTGGCCTTAATATACATTGTGGATACTGTTTCTCATTTTAGACTCAACTACGCAGATATTTGTTCATGGCATAAGGCTTTTGATCTGCACTTGCCAGGTCCAGTGTTGGTGAGTGTGATGAAAAACCAAAAGCAGATAAGTTGTCAATGAAGAAAAAAGGATTAGGCTCTGAAGCTAGGGCTGAGCGCTTGGCTAATGCAGATGCAGATTTACAGTTGCTTGgagaagcagaacgatcaagaCAGCTGCACAAGCAGAAGAAGCGCATGCGTCAAGGACATGAAGATGAAGTATGCTCTAATTTCCTTTTCcttcctttttttattttttgttattagaaTCTGCTACATAAGGACAATATGTATCTGTACTGTTTGTGGATGTATGTTTGATTGAGTGGCAAGGATTTCGCTGCATATGGTTTCGAATTCTGAATTTCTCAAGTTGTTATCTGACAGCCTGTTACTTGCTACTCAATATGTTTAGAATTGAGGTTTATACTAAGTGGAGCTGTGCCTGTTACTTTCTACTCAATATGTTTAAAGTCCAGCTGCTTGCTTCGTCTATGTGGAAAGCCTACActttttgtattttgttttcttGGGGTGTAATTTTCATTTCACTGGATGGTATAGGTGCTAAACCGGATTGCTGGACTGGACAGGAAATCATGATTTCCTAATAGTTTTGAATAAGTGAATTTGGGCATTCTTGAGGTAAGATAGCTAAATGTTTGATGCTTATGTAATTGAACTCTTGGGAGCGTGGAATGTGATTATATGATAGAGATTGGGGGATATTGAGCATGTTACTATGTGTTGAGCCAATTTTGATTTATGAATAAGGGAAGAACGACTTTTAGTATTGAGTGGAGAACTTGTGGTGATTGGTTGTGTTATAACTTGCTTTCTTGGTGTTGATGAgttaaatatgatttaaatttcAAGCTAAAGCATGCTAATGTGTAGTAagatgatgtatttgagatctTATAGCTTTTATTTGGCCAAAATATGAGTTATATGTTGAGTTTCAACAGAAACTGTATTGCTGTCAAGTTTGGCTGGACGAACCAATGTCTTGTGAGGGATTTTCGAGAGTGTTCCTATTGTCCAAATTACTTGAAATTTTTCAAAGTTGAGATAATGATTTTTCAAAGTTGAGATTCATGTTTCTTACTTGAGAAAGTTATGAATAGAATTATGCTAAGTAATTGATGTTTCAGTTATTCCCTTCTTCATTCCCTCGGACTATATTCAACTATACGGTATATATGTAACGTTGTGAGATAGAGCAGAGTTGAAATATCTctttcatatttcttttatttaagaaGCTCGGGTTGGCTATGTTTTGCAGGTGAACTCGCTCGTGTTGGTGCAGGGTAATCTTCTTCTCATTTTAACAATATAGATAGAACATTGAGATCTTGAAGATTACTTATGTAACTCACATGTTGCcggatttttttaattctccagTTCATTATTGTGATTGAGTTTATCATCTTGGCAGATCAAGTAGGTGGGAGTCGATGAGCTATGAGGACTACTACAAACGAGAAGGCTGAAGCAGAGAACGTCGTTTCAAATGTCTAGCAAGTTGCGcgcatttgtaatattttttaattaaacatcTAGCTAAATAGAATATATGTGAagttttcattatatttggatgataatgtatgaatattttggatgatatataatattgttattgttgattttatcattttgtcgttttataaaaattgcaaaatttaaaaatatactacaattatataaagtgcaaaaaaactgttataaaaggtgcaaaaaccgttataagaagtaaaaaaactgttataaggtgcaaaaaccgttatgtataagcattatagataacggtttcataccgttatgtatagaaaaaaaactgttaactatgataggaaaaaaaacaaaaaaaatacaaaacataacggaaaaatcctcatacataacggtataaaccgttatgtataatcattatagataacggtttcataccgttatgtatagaaaaaaaactgttaactatgataggaaaaaaaacaaaaaacatacaaaacataacggaaaaattctcatacataacggtataaaccgttatgtataatcattatagataacggtttcataccgttatgtatgagcgtctcgtaccgttatctattctcacatacataacggtttttaaaccgttgtctatgatacgtatcatagataacaccactatacacaacggtttttttgctcatagataacggattttatccgttatctatgagcgtttttctagtagtgaatGCTGATcttgtaacaacccgctcttttatatttatttaagtccagtattgcgtgtttattaaatctttttttttttagtaaatgaaacgctttatgaattccaactatgattctgaattacgtaatttggaaacagagtcgctacactagcagtatgcatttatttatcttcgcgtgtttaaaatcgcgacgttaatctttgaatcaatgaataattattattcaaggttataaccaacttagcaaagttgtgttatctattaatcaagatggaggttatttataattattcatattgttccttaagtcgtgaattatttccgactttgtagctaattaaatctacggatttaatttaatgatgatcgaattaaatctatggatttaatttagcaatctacagttttaatttagatttttacaAGACAATATAGATATCAGATACAAGAATTATTCGATTAATCTGTATCGTCTGAATACAAGTGCTCGACATTAGAAAAACTCGATACCAAAGTTCTAATACAGAAcgaccaacactgaaggattttatttaaatcactTCACAACCTTACAACCCTACATGTATACTACAACTCTATTCTACCACCTGcaacaaaagaaataatataAGGAGAGAGGGGAGAATAAGATCAGCTGCGTCCCCTCCCCTTTTTCTGCAGCAACTGTAGCGGCAGTAAACACTTCACCCCTGCCACAACACCCAAGTTTAAGAAaatgggaaaaaggaaaagggtGTGGAGACATGTGCTGCAGCAGCTGCACACTCCCCTATTTTCCCCTTTTCTTGAGCCTGCTGGACTTCTCACACTCCAACAATACAGCCTTCTAGTTTAAACTCCACACTTCACTCCTCAAACCACCACTCTCTCCATTCAACACTTAGCAGCAACGGCAGGAATCTGCACTCCTTCTCTGCCAAGCATTCTCAAGGTAAGCTTGACTTCAATGCTCTACCTTCTTCCATGATTCCACCTGCATTAATGCAAGGACCAATTACATTATTTTCAGAACACCTGCTGCCTTGTATTTCAACTGCAACCTTCAACCATagcaaacattcaaggtattttttTCAGTTCACTATTCTCATATATGCATTTTACTTCCCTCACTTCATATAAAAGAAATTCGAAACATAGGATGATACATATTACAGAGGGATATAGCGAATCACATATGCATACATGATCGATAGCATTTCTCAACAAGTCTATGATTCATACATTGTTATACTCTGCACCCTAGAACAGCGAATCATGAGAACCCCCACGCTTAACAAACTAGAAACTGAAGTAGAAGAAGAACGAAAATAGATAACTTAGCTTTTAGGAAGGCGTCGTAATCGGCGCGACAACGGAGCTCCCCTCGGCATCGAAACTCAGAGAAACACTGGAAATGGTGGACCCCCCCTGCTCGCCATTAACTGAACCACAACCACGGAGGAGTGCTCGCCGGCCTCCCTACTGCAGCGGCGGCAACGGCGAGATTTGCATAAGGTGATgagctagggctcgatttgGGGAAAAGTAGAACTATGGCTCGGGCTCTCCACCGGCGCTTCGAAtcgagagagaggagatgagGGAACAGACCGGCGTCGGGGTCTGGAGCAACACCGGCCTCGCCGGCGGCCGAAACGGCCAGAATGCCGAGCGGCGTCGGCAGGATGAAGGAGTAGCAGATCGATTGatgaagagagagtttagggCGAGGAGGCGGCGTGGTCAACAGATGAACGCCGGCCACGCCGGCAGCTGGAACGGCCGGagaaggaggcggcggcggcagacgTCCCGACTGGAGGCAGGCCGAGAGTCGAGAGATTTTGGAGAGGCAGCGGCGTGTttgaacgagagagagagagagagagaaaccgaGTGTTGAGGGAGGGGAGGATTTTGGGCCTCACTTTTTATTTCCTTTGGGCTTCGTTTTATTTAAAATGGGCttcaatttatattatttagCCCCTACCTTTAGTTATTCAAGTCcaatgtgaattatttatttgaacccaataagaattattattttgggcCCTCATTTTTAatcctaaatatatttaattagtgattaattttaatacttactaattattagttGGTAAGTGAGTTAGACTAATTCAAGATGAGTGGATTATTAAGAATAACTATCCGATTTCATAGGACGAGCTTTAATCCT is a window encoding:
- the LOC130998563 gene encoding peptidyl-prolyl cis-trans isomerase CYP57-like; its protein translation is MAAAARGDRLYNFLFDPLYKKLNLLSFGEEAEEEEKELAAANPRIKSSHDVLNDPRLLKDGLEKHLNSAEEQKSRESQLIVREALSKKEPKEELGAGTSDSPDHSDEDESSFDTRMRQQILRRRQELGDKPTKKDLRNERKASQKHAASPPRSSVGECDEKPKADKLSMKKKGLGSEARAERLANADADLQLLGEAERSRQLHKQKKRMRQGHEDEVCSNFLFLPFFIFCY